AGTAGCAAACGACAGTAGATCGAGTTGCCTTGCGTCCATATGACTCGACGTTATAAAGCCGCTGGCCCGCCTCGTTTCGGATGGTCTCGATCTTCCCTTCATCTGCGTACTTTCTTAGCGTATTTGGATGCAATCCCAGAAATTCGACCGCTTTTCTAAGAGGGATGTATGCCATAGCTAAATATTGGCATACGTTAGCGAATGTTAGTAAATTAATTACTGTTGATCAACCCCTTTTTGATTGCCTTTGAATCGGCTGTTATTGAGCGGTTTGTTTCCCCAAGCTGGTCTCCTCAAGCTGGTCTCCCCAAGATTGAGGCTGGCTACTGGGTTGGGTTATTCGGCTTAAAGTCAGAATCCAGGAACAAGCGCGGCGTGAGATCCAGCAGGGGCGGCGGTTCCGGCGTGGGCTTGGGCGGTTCGCTGGCAGTTCCGGTCAGCTCGCGTGCCAGTCGGGTTGCTTCCGCGATCGCCGTTTGGGGCCCGATCGGGGAAATGGGCATGTTGGAATCCTGTTTCCAGGTGGTTTCCATTTCAAAGGTTAGGCGCTGCCCCGCGATCGTCCGCTGTTGAAGTTGGGTGGCCAGTTGCCTCACGCCGCCTGCTTGCTCGATCGCGCTGGCCAGTCGGGGCGAAATTTCAGCCGCACTGTTCAGCAAAATCAAGAAATTGGGCGCAACCTGGGCATTCGGCATCAAAAACAGATAGGTTGGCTCGCTCAGGGCCCGGCTGCGCCCTCCTTCCGAAAAGTTTTGGACTCCATGGCCGATGATGCGGGCCACGTCCAAATCGGGATAGGCATTCAGCAAGGCCCCAATTAAGCGCCCACCGGCCACAATTTGCTCACGGCTGGGGCGTTCGCTGTCTGGGTCGTAGTGAAACTCAATCCCGATCGATCGCATATTGATCCAATTCACCGGGCGGTTGGTTTGCGGATCGGGATAGGCTGCTTGCTTCAGGATGTGAAAGGCCGTTTTGCTGGGTGGCACAGTCATTAAAATGTCGCCGCGCATCCCCACAATAAAATGGGCGCTGACTTCGGCCGGGTCGTTTTGCCACGATCGCGCCACTTGGGCGATCGAGAGCCGTCGCCCACTCAGGGCCGTGTGGTGAATCACGATCGTATCCACCGGGCGATCGGTCGGGCGATCTTCATAGTCCCGTCGCGACAGGGATCCCGTGGCTAAATAATTAGAAATTGCAAACCCGGGCAACCCAATTTGCTGAGTTGGATCAGCGGTCTTGGCGTATTTCAGGGCTGCTTCGGCCCGGCCATCGGGCGGCAAAACTCCATCGGAAGCAGATGCACCCACCGCAATCAAGAGTGCCGCCGCTAACACCAGCAAACAGTAACGCAGTACCTTGCGCGGATTCGACAGCATAATCACGGGATCTCTAGCGATCGCTGATGTGGAAACAAAATTGGGGTTGGTGGCGGAGCGATCGAGCAAGCTGCCCAAAATCAGCCAAAAGGGTCAAATTTCAAGCAGCAGCCTGGAAGTTTGGCGCAATCTTAGCATCTTGCTTTTGCGAGAGACTGTGGCCAGGCGATCGAAACTGATATCGAGAGCCACTACCGCAGTAAATACCAAAAACTCATACCGCAAAAATAAACCCAGGATACAAACCCAAGATATTGAAGGAAATTTAAGGCCGGAGGGGGGCAAGATCGGCAACTCAGGGCTGAAATGGCAAAAACCGCAGCGGCTTGTGGAAACCGTGCGGTTTTTGATTACTGAATCAAACCCAATCAAGGGTTTACGG
This region of Limnothrix sp. FACHB-406 genomic DNA includes:
- a CDS encoding N-acetylmuramoyl-L-alanine amidase — encoded protein: MLSNPRKVLRYCLLVLAAALLIAVGASASDGVLPPDGRAEAALKYAKTADPTQQIGLPGFAISNYLATGSLSRRDYEDRPTDRPVDTIVIHHTALSGRRLSIAQVARSWQNDPAEVSAHFIVGMRGDILMTVPPSKTAFHILKQAAYPDPQTNRPVNWINMRSIGIEFHYDPDSERPSREQIVAGGRLIGALLNAYPDLDVARIIGHGVQNFSEGGRSRALSEPTYLFLMPNAQVAPNFLILLNSAAEISPRLASAIEQAGGVRQLATQLQQRTIAGQRLTFEMETTWKQDSNMPISPIGPQTAIAEATRLARELTGTASEPPKPTPEPPPLLDLTPRLFLDSDFKPNNPTQ